Genomic segment of Scardovia inopinata JCM 12537:
GTTTTTGAGAGTTTGAACACGTCGAATATCCAGACGAACAGAGGCATAGAACTTCAGGGCCTTACCACCTGTGGTTGTTTCCGGATTGCCAAACATAACACCAATTTTTTCGCGGAGCTGGTTGATGAAAACAGCGGTAGTATGTGACTGAGACAGGGCTCCAGTCATCTTACGCAGAGCCTGGCTCATTAGCCGAGCCTGCAAGCCAACATGGTTGTCACCCATCTCCCCGTCTATTTCAGCCTTAGGAACCAAAGCAGCAACGGAATCTATGACAATAATGTCCAAAGCCCCGGAACGAATCAGCATATCAGCAATCTCCAGGGCCTGTTCTCCGTTATCAGGCTGCGAAATTATAAGGGAATCAGTGTCGACCCCTAAATTCCGGGCATATTCAGGATCAAGAGCATGCTCTGCATCAATAAAAGCAGCTACTCCCCCGTTGCGCTGAGCATTCGCAACTGCATGCAGGGCAATGGTTGTCTTACCTGATGACTCAGGTCCAAAAATCTCAACAATTCTGCCCCGAGGAAGCCCTCCAATGCCCAAAGCCATATCGAGTGCAAGGGAACCTGTAGGGATAACCTCAACATGGGTAACGGGTTTGTCACCCAGCCGCATAGCAGACCCTTTGCCGAAAGCTTTCTCGACCTGCGCCAGTGCAGTGTTCAAGGCTGCTTGCCTCTGAGCATCCTGCGCTTTTGCCGCATCCTTTGTACGTGCCATTTGTTCTCCTAACGTGAGTGTGCCTTACCTAATATACCTGTTCCTGAGTGATTTTAGGTCCCCAAAAAAACAATGTGGTCAAATGTGGATAACACACCGCATGGTGGGCTTCTTTTTTTGTTATCTTCATATTACAATAGAGTTCGAACAAATGTTCGATTCCAACACGCTTATTATGAATCAGCCGGAAGAGGAGGCGCATTATGATTCTTGCCCCATCTCTGCGAATCGGGGATATCCATTTGGTCGCAGAGCACATTCCATACCACCCGCGGCTCCACCCCAGAGTCCAGCGCCTCATACACGGTCTGCGAAGACAATTTCACCAGCCTTTGGTCAGCCGCTATACTTCTGCCGTACACACGGCCAAACACTTCTTCCAGCAGCTCCCAAAACTCACGTTCCCGCATCGACATAATGCTCAGCTCACACCCTTTAAGAGACAATATGTATCATCTAACCTGACACTTAGGCCAGTGTGCACCTTTTCAAGTTTATCCTGTCTAACCTATAATTCACTCGGGCGGTTACACAAAGCCTGTGCAGAGAAAAGCCCTGTTAATCAATTTATGAACAGAAAAAGGGCCTGCCGACAGACACATCACCAGTTTCTATCAACAGACCCAGGGACACGAAAGCAAGCTTTCTTACACAAGATTCACAGGTGGACCGACAACCTGCCCTGCTGCTGTCATAGCCTTATCTTCCGCGATTTTCAGCTCTTCTGCCACCATCATCAGCATGTCAGAGAGGCGAACCCCCAATGCTTCGGTGATGGATGTCAGCAGATCAGAGCTAGCCTCTTTCTGACCGCGCTCTACTTCTGACAGGTACCCCAAAGAAACACCGGCTTTTTCGCTGATTTCCCTGAGAGTCTTATGGTCTTTTGTTCTCAGAGATCTGAGGATTCCACCCTGTACCTTGCGCAAGGATACATCAGAGTCTCCGCTTCGGTTTTTAGACGCCTTCTGATTAGGTGTATACATATCATCGTCACTTTCCGAATTAGCCCACATCCGGTGAAGGGTGTTCTCCCTTTCATCCTTAGCTGCGCGGGCCTGACGGGCTTTAATAATCTGCTGCTGAGCCAACTCTACCGCCCTGCGCTGAGCCGGGGTAAGATTCTTGTTGATTGCTTCGGTATTCCTCACAGCCATGGCTGGGGTTTGTCGAGTACCAGTTGGATGTACAAGCTGAATAGTTGTTTGCGCCATGGTTATTCCTCATTTCATTTCTTAGTTATCAGATGGATTACCAAGCACAACACATAAACCATTCTTTTATTCCAAGAGCTCAAATCTATGTGATGCAGGTAACAGAAAATACGAAAGTATGGGAGACTGTGTCTACGAACTTATTCATCCTGTTGAGAATCGACTGTTCAGAATCGTGCAAGCTGATTTCCGGCTTTTTCACGCCCGGAAAGCTGATCAAGGACCAGTCTCAGAACAGCAGAAACAGTTTGTTCCCGAACCTGTTGTCTGTCACCCTGGCATCGGAGTTCTCTTATGTAAGAAGCAGATACCCAGGCACGGGATCTCAGCGAATCCTCATACTGAATCTCAGAGCGACGGCTGCCAAACTTGTCAGACTCATCAGACATAGGTTCAATACCAGGTTTGCTGTGATTTGGACCATAAGGCAGGGCACAGGCAATGTAAACCAAGCCTGCTGGCTTATCTCCGTCCGGCCCAGGGCCAGCAACACCAGTTGTCGATAGCCCTATCACCTTATTGGAAAATCGCTTATCAGCAGCAGAATAGAGTCTGCTTGCTCCATGAGCCATTTGCCTGGCAACCTGGGGATGTACTGCTCCATAGGTATCCAACAAGGCCTTATCGACGCCTAGGATGGATTCCTTTTCCTCATTTGTGTAAGTTACTGCCGAACCCAAAAAAACATCGGAAGCACCGGAAATGCGAACAAAGGCATCAGAAAGCAGTCCGGCAGTCAAAGACTCTGCACAGGCCAGGAATAATCCTCGCTTCCTGCACAAATCAAGAATCTGGGCTGCTTCCCTATCGCGCTCGTCTTGATCTGATTCTATGGGAGTTTGTTGTTCTGGCTGATTCATTCTTACACCTCACCAACTGAGAAAAGAAGCAGAAACTACTCTGACAGCCTTACCTATTTACCGGCGAGCCTTCACAACTGAGCGAACATACATATAACCGGAATATAGGCACAGGACCAGGGCTATCAGTACCACCACCAGAGAAACGGCAAGATAAACCTTCACCCATCCAGCCTCTAGGCCAGTTTTAGACCAAACAGGGACCAAAAGCATACCTAAACCTACACATTCGGAGACAGTCTTATATTTCCCTGCCTGATTGGCAGCAATAACTTTGCCCCCCTGATCTATCACAAAGAAACGCATGACAGTAATGCCAATCTCCCTAATCAGGAAGAGGATAGTCACCCACCACCAGAGTTCGCCAAAAATAGAAAGGAGAACTAGTGCAGAGCAAATAAGAAGCTTATCAGCAATCGGATCCATCAACTTGCCCAGTTCTGTGACCTGATTATATTTCCTGGCCAAATATCCGTCCAGCTTATCGGTGCTGGCAGCAAAGATAAACAAAAGGGCAGCAATCCAGCGTTTCGTGTAGGACCCAGTTCCAAAGGGGCCGGCCTGAGCGGTAAGGATAATAAAGATAATAACCAGAATAATCCGAATATAGGTAACGATATTCGGGGCACTGTTCCATCCATCGAAGAGCGATTTTTTGGCAGAGCTATCGTTGTTCTTCATTTCCAGTCTTCCGTGAGTTTCGGAGTTTTCTACCAGATAAGACTAATCCTAACGGGCGTCAAAATTACTCCCGCGAGTAATACTTGCCATAATCATTATCAGATTGGACTGTTTCATTATCCACATGAGGCGGTGTGTTGAAATCATTGAGTTTCAGATTTTTTACTGCTTCTGCAGAAGGATAGTATGCTTCGGAATTTTCAGGAGGCTGATAGGCACCGCTAGAAGATGCCTGAGATGCCTGATCTGCAGAGTTTGGTGTCCGACCGGCAAAATTTTCCCGACCAAGCTGATTAGATCTCTCATCCGACACGTCACCAGAACTAGATTCTGCCTTCGGCTTAGGTTCTGTTTGCACCTCTTGACCTGGTTCTGAAGGGGAATTTGAGCCTGCAGCAGAAGCCGATTCTATTTGGGAAGCATCACCCCGGATAAAGGCCAAAACTTGACTTAACTGGTCAGGTTGAACAAGAACTTCCCGGGCTTTGGATCCTTCAGAGGGTCCAACAACTCCCCGTGATTCCAGCAGATCCATCAGACGGCCTGCCTTAGCAAAGCCAATCCTCAGCTTTCGCTGGAGCATTGATGTAGAGCCAAACTGAGCGCTAACAACCAGCTCTGCAGCCTGCAGAAGCTCATCCATATCATCTCCGATTTCTTCGTCGATGGCTTTCTTGGTATCCTGCTGCTCGGCCATCTGTTCAATATCCTGACGATATTTGGGCTTGCGCTGAGTCTTGACAAACTCAACAGCCTGATGAATTTCAGATTCCCCTACCCATGATCCCTGAACACGGATCGGCTTTGCCTGCCCCATGGGCAGGAAGAGAGCATCTCCCTGACCTATCAGAGTTTCAGCACCTGTGGCATCAAGAATGACTCGGGAATCAGTTGCTGAAGAAGTTGCAAAAGCCAGACGGGAAGGAATATTCGCCTTAATCAAACCAGTTACCACATCAACCGAAGGTCTCTGTGTTGCCAGGATCAGGTGAATGCCTGCGGCACGGGCCAGCTGAGTGATCCGCTGAATAGAGCTTTCAACATCATTTTTGGCGACCATCATCATGTCTGCCATTTCATCAACAACAACGAGTAAGTAAGGATAAGGGGCTACTTTTCTACCCGACCCAGCTGGAGCGTGGACTTTCCCTTCGCGAACCGCCTTATTAAAATCCTTCACATGCTTAAAACCAAAATACTGCAGATCATCATAACGGGCATCCATCTCTTTGACGACCCATTCCAAAGCCTGAGCAGCCCGCTTGGGATCGGTGATAATTGGAGTAAGCAGATGAGGAATGCCAGCGTAAGCAGTCAGTTCCACCCTCTTGGGATCTACCATAATAAGGCGGACTTGTTCCGGAGTTGCCCTCATAACAATCGACATCAGCATGGAATTGATGAAACTCGATTTACCGGAACCGGTGGCACCAGCAACCAACAGATGAGGCATTTTGGTCAAGTCGGCTGTAATGACGTGGCCTTCCACATCCTTACCCAGACCAGCCATCATGGGGTTGGGGTCCTTTTGGGCAACATCAGATCTCAGAACGTCACCTAGATGAACTATTTCACGGTCAGCATTGGGAATTTCAATACCAATAGCAGATTTTCCTGGAATGGGGGAAAGAATGCGGACGTCCGAGCTGGCGACAGCGTAAGCAATATTTCTCTGAAGATTGGTAACCTTCTCAACCTTAACTCCTGGCCCCAGTTCCACCTCATACTGAGTCACAGAAGGACCACGAAGGAAACCGATTACGCGGGCATCCACCCCAAACTGCCGGAAGGTTGCCTGCAGAGAGGCCATAACACGCTCATTTTCTGGAGTTTTTGTAGCATGAGGCTTACCGCGAACCAGCATATCCAAAGAAGGAAGTTTATAAGGCTGCTCCTGCCCTGGGAGGCTGCGGCCATCATCTTCCACTGTAAATTCCTGACTGTCTGACCCAGCCTTGTTGGCTGCCGCTGAGGAAGAAGATAAGGGAGAAGCAGACGAAGCGGTCGGAATAGCAAGAGTAGCCTGGCTACCCTGTGGCCTGTACCCGTGAGCAGAATCAGAACCTGCAGCTGGCATAGCCATAGTACCAGTTTCGTCGTGAGTTTCCATAAGCCGGGTTACACCGTCTTCTGAATCTTCCAGCTTGTGAGCCTGGTCAAATGCAGTATCGCCTTCATACTCATCTAATCCCTGATCCCTGCTTTTTTTGCGGAAAAATCCCAGAAAACGGTTCATCAGCTTAGGTTTGGATGATTCCTGATCATCTCCACCATCATGAGCAGGAACCCCATCAGCAAAGTGCATAGTGCTGTCACCAACTTGCACCTCCTGGGGGAAGTCCTCTTCTGAATCCGCCTGGTGAGCAGAGGAAGTCATATGCAGAAGCTGTGGTATTTCAGTCAAATGGGTCCTGGAAATCAGTAAGAGCGAAAAAAGCCCTATGACCACAAAAACAATAACGGCAAAAGGAATAGACAAGCCCCAGGATAAAGGAGAACCGAGAGCAAAACCAAACAGACCACCTGATTTCTGAATGGAATCCCACTCAAAATGATGCAGGGGGGCAGACTTCACGGCATCAATGATGGAACATATGGTCCACATAAGAAGGAACCAACCGGAAACTACCCGGGCATTGTCGTACTCAGATTTCTCCCCCACGTTGATTAGGAGTCTGAAGGCAATAAGCAGGAGCAAAATAGGCAGGGCTACACTCATCAGACCAAACAGACTGGAAGCAAAGATATGCAGTGCTTTGGCGAAGACTCCCTGAACCCTAAACCACTCACTGGCAATAAAAAGAATGGCAAAAATCACCAATATGAAGCAAAGCCCATCCCGGCTTGCTTCATTATCATCAGTTCCAACCCCGGTCACTGACCGCAGCAGATTCCCCAAGGACCGGGGTATAAAAAGAAGGGCCTTGTGCCACCAGGATTCTTCCTGTCTACCAGTCGACTTGTTCCCTGCTGATGCAGACCCGCTTCGTGCAGGGGTCCGCTGCGAAGACCGTTCGGTGGATCGCTTCTGATTCCCGGAATCCAGGTCTCCGGGTCTGCGTGATGATGAATTTCCTCTTGCCATAACGTACACAAGGATAACGAATTTTCAGGCAGGTAGCTCTCACTTTATGGTGAATTCCACAAAATTAACGAATCTGACCCAAATGATGCTGAACATAATCATCGGCTCCGGCATCAAAATCATCAAACGCACCGGAATCAGCCTGATGGATAAGAGCCAGAGCAGCCTGAAGCAAATCCGGATCCACGGCATTCAGCCAGTGGACACGCGGATCTCGGCCAAACCAACCCATCTGACGGCGGGCCAGCCGTTTGGTCTTCTGAGCGATGTCAGCATAGGCCTCATCTTCGCTTATCTTCCCATTAAGGTAGTCGCTAATTTGCTGGTAACCCAGAGCCCGTGCTGCAGTAGGCCCTAGACGGGGACGAATATTCCTCACCTCGCGGCTGAATCCCGCCTCCCGCATTATGTGGGTTCTCTGATCAATTCTTTGATCCAGATCAGACCGATCGAGGTCCAAACCAATCTGCAAAGAAGGAATGAGATAACGATAGTGAGGAAGGGTCGCCGAATAGGGTTTCCCCGTCAGCTCAATAACTTCCAAGGCTCGTATGGTTCGGCGTATATTGCGAGGATCCATATGTGACGCTGCCAGGGGATCCTTCTCTTTCAGCTGGTGGAAAAGAGCGTCTGCGCCAATGTCTTCTCCCCTCTTTTCCAGCTGACGGCGGATCTGACTGTCAGTTCCGGGGAAAGAAATATCATCGATGGCAGCCCGGGCATACAAACCAGACCCGCCAACAAGAATTGGTCGTATTCCTTTTTCCTGCAAATCATAAATGCAGGAGCGGGCCAAACCCTGAAAACGTGCTACAGTCATGGTGTCTTCGGGGTCAATAATATCAATCAAATAATGAGGAACCAGCGACCTGTCTTCATCCGTTGCCTTGGCGGTCCCAATATCCATTCCCCGATACATCTGATAGGGATCAGTATTGATGATCCTGGCTTCACCTCCTGCGGCAGTGAGAGCCTGAGCAATTTTGACTGCCAAACTGGTCTTGCCGGAAGCAGTAGGGCCCAGGATGGATACGACCTTCATGCGATTGGTAGGCACAGCCATCACTTCACCTTCTTTTTAGCGAAAGAGAGAATTAATGGTGAACCTTGTAAACCTGGCCGGCTTCTGGCTGGGGGTCTGCCAAAAGATAGTGTCTGGAGGAATCCG
This window contains:
- the recA gene encoding recombinase RecA is translated as MARTKDAAKAQDAQRQAALNTALAQVEKAFGKGSAMRLGDKPVTHVEVIPTGSLALDMALGIGGLPRGRIVEIFGPESSGKTTIALHAVANAQRNGGVAAFIDAEHALDPEYARNLGVDTDSLIISQPDNGEQALEIADMLIRSGALDIIVIDSVAALVPKAEIDGEMGDNHVGLQARLMSQALRKMTGALSQSHTTAVFINQLREKIGVMFGNPETTTGGKALKFYASVRLDIRRVQTLKNGDEAIGNRTRVKVVKNKMAPPFKSAEFDILYGEGVSREGSIIDMALSTGIIKKSGSWFTYDGDQLGQGRERVRQFLKDNPELETELETKIKVAYGLIPDPNAAQEEKNTDSEQKGASSDNISTDKA
- a CDS encoding DUF3046 domain-containing protein — its product is MREREFWELLEEVFGRVYGRSIAADQRLVKLSSQTVYEALDSGVEPRVVWNVLCDQMDIPDSQRWGKNHNAPPLPADS
- a CDS encoding helix-turn-helix domain-containing protein; protein product: MAQTTIQLVHPTGTRQTPAMAVRNTEAINKNLTPAQRRAVELAQQQIIKARQARAAKDERENTLHRMWANSESDDDMYTPNQKASKNRSGDSDVSLRKVQGGILRSLRTKDHKTLREISEKAGVSLGYLSEVERGQKEASSDLLTSITEALGVRLSDMLMMVAEELKIAEDKAMTAAGQVVGPPVNLV
- a CDS encoding CinA family protein; this translates as MNQPEQQTPIESDQDERDREAAQILDLCRKRGLFLACAESLTAGLLSDAFVRISGASDVFLGSAVTYTNEEKESILGVDKALLDTYGAVHPQVARQMAHGASRLYSAADKRFSNKVIGLSTTGVAGPGPDGDKPAGLVYIACALPYGPNHSKPGIEPMSDESDKFGSRRSEIQYEDSLRSRAWVSASYIRELRCQGDRQQVREQTVSAVLRLVLDQLSGREKAGNQLARF
- the pgsA gene encoding CDP-diacylglycerol--glycerol-3-phosphate 3-phosphatidyltransferase, whose translation is MKNNDSSAKKSLFDGWNSAPNIVTYIRIILVIIFIILTAQAGPFGTGSYTKRWIAALLFIFAASTDKLDGYLARKYNQVTELGKLMDPIADKLLICSALVLLSIFGELWWWVTILFLIREIGITVMRFFVIDQGGKVIAANQAGKYKTVSECVGLGMLLVPVWSKTGLEAGWVKVYLAVSLVVVLIALVLCLYSGYMYVRSVVKARR
- a CDS encoding DNA translocase FtsK, whose translation is MARGNSSSRRPGDLDSGNQKRSTERSSQRTPARSGSASAGNKSTGRQEESWWHKALLFIPRSLGNLLRSVTGVGTDDNEASRDGLCFILVIFAILFIASEWFRVQGVFAKALHIFASSLFGLMSVALPILLLLIAFRLLINVGEKSEYDNARVVSGWFLLMWTICSIIDAVKSAPLHHFEWDSIQKSGGLFGFALGSPLSWGLSIPFAVIVFVVIGLFSLLLISRTHLTEIPQLLHMTSSAHQADSEEDFPQEVQVGDSTMHFADGVPAHDGGDDQESSKPKLMNRFLGFFRKKSRDQGLDEYEGDTAFDQAHKLEDSEDGVTRLMETHDETGTMAMPAAGSDSAHGYRPQGSQATLAIPTASSASPLSSSSAAANKAGSDSQEFTVEDDGRSLPGQEQPYKLPSLDMLVRGKPHATKTPENERVMASLQATFRQFGVDARVIGFLRGPSVTQYEVELGPGVKVEKVTNLQRNIAYAVASSDVRILSPIPGKSAIGIEIPNADREIVHLGDVLRSDVAQKDPNPMMAGLGKDVEGHVITADLTKMPHLLVAGATGSGKSSFINSMLMSIVMRATPEQVRLIMVDPKRVELTAYAGIPHLLTPIITDPKRAAQALEWVVKEMDARYDDLQYFGFKHVKDFNKAVREGKVHAPAGSGRKVAPYPYLLVVVDEMADMMMVAKNDVESSIQRITQLARAAGIHLILATQRPSVDVVTGLIKANIPSRLAFATSSATDSRVILDATGAETLIGQGDALFLPMGQAKPIRVQGSWVGESEIHQAVEFVKTQRKPKYRQDIEQMAEQQDTKKAIDEEIGDDMDELLQAAELVVSAQFGSTSMLQRKLRIGFAKAGRLMDLLESRGVVGPSEGSKAREVLVQPDQLSQVLAFIRGDASQIESASAAGSNSPSEPGQEVQTEPKPKAESSSGDVSDERSNQLGRENFAGRTPNSADQASQASSSGAYQPPENSEAYYPSAEAVKNLKLNDFNTPPHVDNETVQSDNDYGKYYSRE
- the miaA gene encoding tRNA (adenosine(37)-N6)-dimethylallyltransferase MiaA yields the protein MAVPTNRMKVVSILGPTASGKTSLAVKIAQALTAAGGEARIINTDPYQMYRGMDIGTAKATDEDRSLVPHYLIDIIDPEDTMTVARFQGLARSCIYDLQEKGIRPILVGGSGLYARAAIDDISFPGTDSQIRRQLEKRGEDIGADALFHQLKEKDPLAASHMDPRNIRRTIRALEVIELTGKPYSATLPHYRYLIPSLQIGLDLDRSDLDQRIDQRTHIMREAGFSREVRNIRPRLGPTAARALGYQQISDYLNGKISEDEAYADIAQKTKRLARRQMGWFGRDPRVHWLNAVDPDLLQAALALIHQADSGAFDDFDAGADDYVQHHLGQIR